Proteins encoded together in one Pseudoroseomonas cervicalis window:
- a CDS encoding DoxX family protein, with translation MTASLNRFAPLALAALRIMSALLFMAHGTQKLLGFPAPPPGGNLPAAFTLPWTAGVLELVGGALLVLGLFTRPVAFVLSGLMAFAYFLAHAPRNFYPVLNGGDAAILFCFVFLYLVFAGPGALALDKR, from the coding sequence GTGACCGCTTCCCTCAACCGCTTCGCGCCTTTGGCGCTGGCCGCGCTGCGCATCATGTCGGCGCTGCTGTTCATGGCGCATGGCACGCAGAAGCTGCTGGGCTTCCCGGCCCCGCCGCCCGGCGGCAACCTGCCCGCCGCCTTCACCCTGCCCTGGACCGCCGGCGTGCTGGAGCTGGTCGGCGGCGCGCTGCTGGTGCTCGGGCTGTTCACCCGCCCGGTGGCCTTCGTGCTCTCCGGCCTGATGGCCTTCGCCTATTTCCTCGCCCATGCGCCGCGCAATTTCTACCCGGTGCTGAATGGCGGCGACGCGGCGATCCTGTTCTGCTTCGTCTTCCTCTACCTGGTCTTCGCCGGCCCCGGCGCGCTGGCGCTCGACAAGCGCTGA